A genomic segment from Arcobacter acticola encodes:
- a CDS encoding succinyldiaminopimelate transaminase, producing the protein MNFEKYPFERLTELLQDIIPNEKYELSALTIGEPKFETPQFIQDKLKETSSLLKKYPSTIGEPFLRESMINFVKTRFNVSLQMNQIIPSFGTREVLFNFPQFALFNKKNPVIAFTNPFYQIYEGAAIAARAEVIHIDLTKENNFKANLSDEDLKRCDLVIINFPNNPTSASMSIEELGSWVEKALKYDFILVNDECYSEIYFDEKTKPASLLEASLLVGNESFKNILVMNSISKRSSAPGLRSGFIAGDEQILKEYLQYRTYVGCASPVPLQEAAAVAWNDQEHVAGFRKIYKKNFEIANEILGTPIPDATFYIWLEVEDELEFTRNLYKEKNVKVLPGSFLGRNGLGKGYIRIALVENEIKTRDVLTRLKDFIDG; encoded by the coding sequence ATGAATTTTGAAAAATATCCATTTGAAAGATTAACTGAGTTATTGCAAGATATAATTCCAAATGAAAAATATGAATTATCAGCTTTAACAATAGGTGAACCAAAATTTGAAACACCTCAATTTATACAAGATAAATTAAAAGAAACAAGCTCTTTATTAAAAAAATATCCATCAACAATTGGTGAGCCATTTTTAAGAGAATCAATGATAAATTTTGTAAAAACAAGATTTAATGTAAGTTTGCAAATGAATCAAATTATTCCATCATTTGGAACAAGAGAAGTTTTATTTAACTTCCCTCAATTTGCTTTATTTAATAAAAAAAATCCAGTAATTGCTTTTACAAACCCTTTTTATCAAATCTATGAAGGAGCTGCTATTGCTGCAAGAGCAGAAGTTATTCATATTGATTTAACAAAAGAGAATAACTTTAAAGCAAATCTTAGTGATGAAGATTTAAAAAGATGTGATTTAGTAATAATAAACTTTCCAAATAATCCAACATCAGCTTCAATGAGTATTGAAGAGCTTGGATCTTGGGTAGAAAAAGCTTTAAAATATGATTTTATTTTAGTAAATGATGAGTGTTATTCAGAAATTTATTTTGATGAGAAAACAAAACCAGCTTCACTTTTAGAAGCTTCACTTCTTGTTGGAAATGAAAGCTTCAAAAATATTCTTGTTATGAATTCTATATCAAAAAGAAGTAGTGCGCCAGGTTTACGAAGCGGTTTCATAGCAGGTGATGAGCAAATTTTAAAAGAGTATTTACAATATAGAACTTATGTAGGATGTGCAAGTCCTGTTCCTCTACAAGAAGCAGCAGCTGTTGCTTGGAATGATCAAGAACATGTAGCTGGTTTTAGAAAAATCTACAAAAAGAATTTTGAAATAGCAAACGAGATTTTAGGTACACCAATTCCTGATGCAACTTTTTATATTTGGCTTGAAGTAGAAGATGAACTTGAATTTACAAGAAACTTATATAAAGAAAAAAATGTAAAAGTATTACCAGGAAGCTTTTTAGGAAGAAATGGTTTAGGAAAAGGATATATTAGAATTGCTCTTGTGGAAAATGAAATTAAAACAAGAGATGTACTTACAAGATTAAAGGATTTTATAGATGGATAA
- a CDS encoding COG3400 family protein: MKKILIILDGIVAKKLMQRIIEANTGDNSYDVIYMSDVILPVQKPSNFTFYKFDPTSKSKLAMVLDKNIHTEVLIALNSKDEMLNVIKNIREHTKNLQMTILDYWGMKSSDPLVTIYRGIEVLANGMVEKLPNVPVLAQNIGLKQGEIMEIRVPFGSSYAYRYIGSIEQKEWKIFGLYRNQKMITIKPSLVLKPNDLILVIGKPEVLMQVYNVIGKTQGQFPMPFGSNIYLYLDLYFEDENSVRKAIEEAKYLNQKLKNNLLIVRITRPTTVEIMDFIKSELKYFPTINLIIDYSNKGFAKIIKEDSRKNNIGMIMLTSEMFKNKENTKSVMELKIPVFKFGKEKLKSIKRTVIVLNDTNSYEQISPIVFDISSQLKVKTKIFDLDPIGEKDGKSTLLDHFENLAKIFNEKLEVVTSGENPIRELKKQRNMLQILPLKDEMFKKRFSFKFLYTNSDFIAFDMNKFNQLLIPIVEE, translated from the coding sequence ATGAAAAAAATATTAATTATACTAGATGGTATTGTTGCAAAGAAATTAATGCAAAGAATTATTGAAGCTAATACGGGCGACAATAGTTACGATGTTATTTATATGAGTGATGTGATATTACCTGTACAAAAACCTTCAAATTTTACATTTTATAAGTTTGATCCAACATCTAAATCAAAGCTAGCAATGGTTTTAGATAAAAATATTCATACTGAAGTTTTAATTGCACTTAACTCTAAAGACGAGATGTTAAATGTAATAAAAAATATTAGAGAACATACAAAAAATCTTCAGATGACTATTTTGGATTATTGGGGAATGAAATCAAGTGACCCTTTAGTAACTATATATAGAGGTATTGAAGTTCTTGCTAATGGAATGGTTGAGAAACTTCCAAATGTACCTGTTTTAGCTCAAAATATTGGATTAAAACAAGGTGAAATTATGGAAATTAGAGTTCCTTTTGGAAGCTCTTATGCATATAGATATATAGGTTCTATTGAGCAAAAAGAGTGGAAAATATTTGGACTTTATAGAAACCAAAAAATGATTACAATAAAACCATCATTAGTTTTAAAACCAAATGACCTTATTTTAGTTATTGGAAAACCTGAAGTTTTAATGCAAGTTTATAATGTAATAGGAAAAACACAAGGGCAGTTTCCTATGCCATTTGGAAGTAATATTTATTTATATTTAGATTTATATTTCGAAGATGAAAATAGTGTAAGAAAAGCTATTGAAGAAGCTAAATATTTAAATCAGAAATTAAAAAACAATTTATTAATAGTTAGAATCACAAGACCAACTACTGTTGAGATTATGGATTTTATAAAAAGTGAATTAAAATATTTCCCAACAATTAATTTAATTATTGATTATTCAAATAAGGGTTTTGCAAAAATTATAAAAGAAGATTCAAGAAAAAACAATATTGGTATGATTATGTTAACTTCTGAAATGTTTAAAAATAAAGAGAATACTAAATCTGTTATGGAATTGAAAATTCCAGTTTTTAAATTTGGTAAAGAGAAGTTAAAATCAATTAAAAGAACAGTAATTGTATTAAATGATACAAACTCTTATGAACAAATTTCTCCAATTGTATTTGATATTTCAAGTCAATTAAAAGTAAAAACAAAAATATTTGATTTAGATCCTATTGGAGAAAAAGATGGAAAGTCTACTCTTTTAGATCATTTTGAAAATCTTGCAAAAATATTTAATGAAAAATTAGAAGTTGTAACAAGTGGTGAAAATCCTATTAGAGAATTAAAAAAACAAAGAAATATGCTACAGATATTACCTTTAAAAGATGAAATGTTCAAAAAAAGATTCTCTTTTAAATTTTTATATACAAATAGTGATTTTATAGCATTTGATATGAATAAATTTAATCAACTATTAATTCCAATAGTTGAAGAATAA
- a CDS encoding divergent polysaccharide deacetylase family protein, with protein MKKESPSSVKTDNILENKKEIINIPTNEIKTFEEKTPEEYFDELNKTQDKHEKFEEYTKEFDNIIIEKDEATELINKENEEVLKKVEEIKEDKKKLETIINDNKEKEEKKEEPKEIIKEIKEVKKVIPIDEKNIITKKDTFKYNKDTKAKLVILIDDVSTKAQKDKILNIGYTVNMAFLPPTKTHKDSASIAQNLPFYMIHFPMQASSAFKGEEINTLKITDSYETIEKRVKQLRDWYPNAIYTNNHTGSVFTENEEAVDKLFRALKKYNFIFVDSRTSAKSVIKKYAKKYDMPYIVRNTFIDNDRDYKSIQTQLIKAIEIAKKQGYAIAIGHPHDITLKVLKESKHLLKDVEPIYMNKLPYL; from the coding sequence ATGAAAAAAGAAAGTCCCAGTTCAGTAAAAACAGATAATATCTTAGAAAATAAAAAAGAAATTATAAATATACCAACAAATGAAATCAAAACTTTTGAAGAAAAAACACCCGAAGAATATTTTGATGAACTGAATAAAACACAAGATAAACATGAAAAATTTGAAGAATATACAAAAGAATTTGATAATATAATTATAGAAAAAGATGAAGCAACAGAATTAATAAATAAAGAAAATGAAGAAGTATTAAAAAAAGTTGAAGAAATAAAAGAAGATAAGAAAAAATTAGAAACAATAATTAATGATAATAAAGAAAAAGAAGAAAAGAAAGAAGAACCTAAAGAAATAATAAAAGAGATAAAAGAAGTAAAAAAAGTAATCCCTATAGATGAAAAAAATATTATTACTAAAAAAGATACTTTTAAATATAACAAAGATACTAAAGCAAAACTTGTAATATTAATTGATGATGTTAGTACAAAAGCACAAAAAGACAAGATTTTAAATATTGGCTACACAGTTAATATGGCGTTTTTACCACCAACAAAAACACACAAAGATTCTGCAAGTATAGCTCAAAATTTACCATTTTATATGATACATTTTCCTATGCAAGCATCGAGTGCATTTAAAGGTGAAGAAATAAATACTCTGAAAATTACAGACTCATATGAAACTATTGAAAAAAGAGTTAAACAACTTAGAGATTGGTATCCAAATGCAATTTATACAAATAATCATACAGGTTCAGTGTTTACTGAAAATGAAGAAGCTGTTGATAAATTATTTCGTGCACTAAAAAAATATAATTTTATATTTGTTGATAGTAGAACAAGTGCTAAATCAGTAATTAAAAAATATGCAAAAAAATATGATATGCCGTATATTGTAAGAAATACTTTTATAGATAATGATAGAGACTATAAATCTATTCAAACTCAATTAATAAAAGCTATTGAAATAGCAAAAAAACAAGGATATGCAATAGCAATTGGGCATCCTCATGATATCACACTAAAAGTTCTAAAAGAGTCAAAACATCTTCTTAAAGATGTTGAACCTATTTATATGAATAAACTTCCATATTTATAA
- the nhaA gene encoding Na+/H+ antiporter NhaA, translating into MKVLVGKFLEKESSSGIILIFVTIIALIFSNTFLSEFYNTFLHTKIEFRVGTFLEISKPLILWVNDGLMAIFFLMIGLEIKRELILGHLSKLSHVTLPLIGALGGMVVPALVFAAFNSADDFALRGWAIPTATDIAFALGILSLLGKRVPTSLKIFLMALAIFDDLGAILIIAFFYTAELSVISLVFGTVCIFILILLNRFKVTYLSIYAVIGFILWICVLKTGVHATLTGIILAFTIPLSVVNEKRKHISPIRTLEHFIHNWVAYFILPMFAFVNAGIDLRLISLEQMNNSVSWGIFLGLFIGKQLGVFSFVYLAVKLNLTKLPTNVSWLQLYGVAVLTGVGFTMSLFIDSLAYVDSSIFFYTDKLAILLGSLFSGIIGYIILLNAKKKKLI; encoded by the coding sequence ATGAAAGTTTTAGTTGGAAAATTTCTAGAAAAAGAGTCTTCTTCTGGCATCATCTTAATTTTTGTTACTATTATTGCATTAATATTTAGTAATACTTTTCTTTCAGAATTTTATAATACATTTTTACATACAAAAATAGAGTTTAGAGTAGGAACTTTTCTTGAAATTTCAAAACCTTTAATTTTGTGGGTAAATGATGGGCTTATGGCAATTTTCTTTCTAATGATTGGCTTAGAGATAAAAAGAGAATTAATACTAGGACATCTTTCAAAACTTTCACATGTAACTCTTCCTTTAATTGGTGCTCTTGGTGGAATGGTAGTGCCTGCTTTAGTTTTTGCAGCTTTTAATAGTGCTGATGATTTTGCATTAAGGGGTTGGGCAATTCCTACCGCCACAGATATAGCCTTTGCCCTTGGGATTTTATCTTTACTTGGAAAAAGAGTGCCAACATCATTAAAAATATTTTTAATGGCACTTGCAATATTTGATGATTTAGGTGCAATTTTAATTATTGCATTTTTTTATACTGCTGAATTATCTGTTATATCTTTAGTTTTTGGAACAGTATGTATTTTTATTTTGATACTATTAAATAGATTTAAAGTTACATATTTAAGTATTTATGCAGTAATTGGGTTTATTCTTTGGATTTGCGTTTTAAAAACAGGAGTTCATGCAACTTTAACAGGAATAATTCTCGCTTTTACAATACCTTTGAGTGTTGTAAATGAAAAAAGAAAACATATATCTCCTATTAGAACTTTAGAGCATTTTATCCATAATTGGGTGGCATATTTTATATTACCAATGTTTGCTTTTGTAAATGCTGGAATTGATTTAAGACTTATATCTTTAGAACAAATGAATAATTCTGTTTCATGGGGAATATTTTTAGGACTATTTATAGGAAAGCAATTAGGAGTATTTTCTTTTGTATATCTTGCTGTTAAATTAAATTTAACAAAGCTTCCTACAAATGTTTCATGGCTTCAATTATATGGAGTCGCAGTTTTAACAGGAGTAGGCTTTACTATGAGTTTATTTATTGATTCTTTAGCTTATGTTGATTCATCTATATTCTTTTATACTGATAAACTAGCTATTTTATTGGGTTCTTTATTTTCAGGAATCATTGGATATATAATTTTGTTAAATGCAAAAAAGAAAAAATTAATTTAA
- a CDS encoding HAMP domain-containing sensor histidine kinase has product MFFTKNTIFSKIFRLLFVLFVFVSIPLIIYSISTQKKMLLDSLEVEAKDINRFIEFALSDALLLNDNSAIVEFLIDYSKKNEKLENIIISKENNDYIIIEKNSWSFEPQIDQKYKDLEKNVENSLLFKSPILNTQVFHHTFPIYSSGIHLGWIHLSMSLDEYNKRLETVYLGFFTFFIILLGFSLFISYILSKSISDPIVSLNNVVSNISKGNLKLRSNYESDDEVGALAQGFNTMISAIDETQIQLKLSHEKLEERVELRTKDLDNTNKLLETKTTELEELNKSLDKKIKEEIEKRIQQESILIQQSRLAATGEMIGNIAHQWRQPLSLITTCASGIKLEKEFGVSTKESEVAKLDTIIQSSNYLSKTIDDFRNFFKPNKEKNYFSIEEMANQSISLISASFAFHYIKINKNFANIEKVFGFPNEFSQAILNVLANAKDVLVQKEIENPQVNINIYENEEFGFLEIEDNGGGINPNILIKIFEPYFTTKEKNQGTGIGLYMSKMIVEKNMSGKLTVINTSIGAKFIFAIPKE; this is encoded by the coding sequence ATGTTTTTTACTAAAAATACAATATTCTCTAAAATATTTAGATTACTTTTTGTTCTGTTTGTATTTGTTAGTATTCCATTAATAATATATTCTATTTCTACTCAAAAGAAAATGCTTTTAGATTCTTTAGAAGTTGAAGCTAAAGATATAAATAGATTTATTGAATTTGCATTGTCTGATGCCTTGCTTTTAAATGATAATTCAGCAATTGTAGAATTTTTAATAGATTATTCAAAGAAAAATGAAAAGCTGGAAAATATAATTATTTCAAAAGAAAACAATGATTATATAATTATTGAAAAAAATTCTTGGTCATTTGAACCTCAAATAGATCAAAAGTATAAAGATTTAGAAAAAAATGTTGAAAATTCTTTATTATTTAAATCACCCATCTTAAATACACAAGTTTTTCATCATACTTTCCCTATATATTCTTCAGGAATACATTTAGGATGGATTCATTTAAGTATGAGTCTTGATGAATATAATAAAAGATTAGAGACTGTTTATTTAGGTTTTTTTACATTTTTTATTATACTCTTGGGATTTTCTTTATTTATCTCATATATTCTTTCAAAATCAATTTCAGATCCTATTGTTTCATTAAATAATGTTGTAAGTAATATTTCTAAAGGAAATTTAAAATTAAGATCAAATTATGAAAGTGATGATGAAGTAGGAGCTTTAGCTCAAGGTTTTAATACAATGATATCTGCAATTGATGAAACACAAATACAGTTAAAACTTTCCCATGAAAAACTTGAAGAAAGAGTAGAATTAAGAACAAAAGATTTAGATAATACAAATAAATTATTAGAAACAAAAACAACAGAACTTGAAGAGTTAAATAAATCTCTTGATAAAAAAATAAAAGAAGAGATAGAAAAAAGAATTCAACAAGAAAGTATTCTAATACAACAATCAAGACTTGCAGCAACAGGTGAAATGATAGGTAATATTGCTCACCAATGGAGACAGCCATTATCTTTGATTACCACATGTGCAAGTGGAATAAAACTTGAAAAAGAGTTTGGTGTTTCAACTAAAGAAAGTGAAGTAGCAAAATTAGATACTATTATTCAATCTTCAAATTATTTATCTAAAACAATAGATGATTTTAGAAACTTCTTTAAGCCAAATAAAGAAAAAAACTATTTCTCTATTGAAGAAATGGCAAACCAATCTATCTCGTTAATAAGCGCAAGTTTTGCTTTTCATTATATAAAGATAAATAAAAACTTTGCCAATATAGAAAAAGTTTTTGGTTTTCCAAATGAATTTTCACAAGCAATATTAAATGTATTAGCAAATGCAAAAGATGTTTTAGTTCAGAAGGAAATAGAAAATCCACAGGTAAATATTAATATATATGAAAATGAAGAGTTTGGTTTTTTGGAAATAGAAGATAATGGAGGTGGTATAAATCCAAATATTCTAATAAAAATATTTGAACCATATTTTACAACAAAAGAAAAGAATCAAGGTACTGGAATTGGGCTTTATATGTCTAAAATGATTGTTGAAAAAAATATGAGTGGAAAATTAACCGTTATTAATACTTCAATTGGTGCAAAATTTATTTTTGCTATTCCAAAGGAATAA
- a CDS encoding DNA-processing protein DprA, whose protein sequence is MISKINFKIDELSSMKKYPNELFYIGNTTLLKKKKISIVGTRRPNSYTKEFTYKLASKLSDSGICIVSGAAMGVDAIAHQGAKSTNTIAVVANGLDIRYPAINKNLIIDIERNGLILSAYKENEKARNYTFVLRNEIVVSLGDILIVTQADINSGTLTSIHYALNMGKKVYTLPHRLNESLGTQNLVKQNLITVIYDIDGFIEEITGVKNNPTQDEVLRFCKNNPSYEEAMNKFPNKIFEYELEGKIKIENGKVQVI, encoded by the coding sequence ATGATTTCAAAAATAAACTTTAAAATTGATGAGTTATCATCAATGAAAAAATACCCAAATGAACTTTTTTATATTGGAAATACTACCCTACTAAAGAAAAAAAAGATTTCTATAGTAGGAACTAGAAGACCAAATTCTTATACAAAAGAGTTTACCTACAAATTAGCGTCAAAACTATCAGATTCAGGAATCTGCATAGTTAGTGGTGCAGCTATGGGAGTAGATGCAATTGCACATCAAGGAGCAAAATCTACTAACACAATAGCAGTTGTAGCAAACGGCTTAGATATTAGATATCCTGCAATAAATAAAAACCTGATAATTGATATAGAAAGAAATGGATTGATTCTTTCAGCTTATAAAGAAAATGAAAAAGCAAGAAACTATACTTTTGTTCTAAGAAATGAAATAGTTGTATCTTTAGGAGATATATTAATTGTCACACAGGCTGATATAAATTCAGGAACATTAACTTCAATTCACTATGCCTTAAATATGGGTAAAAAAGTTTATACATTGCCTCATAGATTAAATGAAAGTTTAGGTACTCAAAATTTAGTTAAACAAAATTTAATCACTGTAATTTATGATATTGATGGGTTTATTGAAGAGATTACAGGAGTTAAAAATAATCCTACACAAGATGAAGTTTTAAGATTTTGTAAAAATAATCCAAGTTATGAAGAAGCTATGAATAAATTCCCTAATAAGATATTTGAATATGAACTAGAAGGAAAAATAAAAATAGAAAATGGAAAAGTTCAAGTAATTTAA
- the ilvC gene encoding ketol-acid reductoisomerase yields MALDVYYDKDCNIDLIKSKKVAMIGFGSQGHAHAENLRDSGVEVIVGLRKNGSSWGKAEAKGFAVKTVAEATAEADIIMILLPDENQGEIYANEIAPNLKAGATVAFGHGFNIHYGRITPAKNINVMMVAPKAPGHTVRSEFVKGAGIPDLIAIHQDPAGNTREIALAYASAIGGGRTAIIETTFKDETETDLFGEQAVLCGGAVSLVQAGFETLTDAGYAPELAYFECLHELKLIVDLMFQGGIADMRYSISNTAEYGDYVSGKRVINAESKAAMKEILKEIQDGRFAKDFILEGQAGYPRMNAERANARASLIEQTGVKLRDMMPWISSNKIVNTETN; encoded by the coding sequence ATGGCATTAGACGTATACTATGATAAAGATTGTAATATTGATTTAATTAAATCAAAAAAAGTAGCAATGATTGGATTTGGTTCACAAGGGCATGCACACGCTGAGAACTTAAGAGATTCAGGTGTTGAAGTTATTGTTGGTTTAAGAAAAAATGGTTCTTCATGGGGAAAAGCTGAAGCTAAAGGTTTCGCTGTTAAAACTGTTGCTGAAGCTACTGCTGAAGCTGATATCATCATGATTTTATTACCTGATGAAAATCAAGGTGAAATCTATGCAAACGAAATTGCTCCTAATTTAAAAGCTGGTGCAACTGTTGCTTTTGGACATGGATTTAACATTCATTATGGAAGAATTACACCTGCAAAAAACATCAATGTAATGATGGTTGCTCCTAAAGCTCCAGGTCATACTGTAAGATCTGAGTTTGTTAAAGGTGCAGGGATTCCTGACTTAATCGCAATTCACCAAGATCCTGCTGGAAACACTAGAGAAATTGCATTAGCATACGCATCTGCAATTGGTGGTGGTAGAACTGCAATTATTGAAACAACTTTCAAAGATGAAACTGAAACTGACCTTTTCGGAGAGCAAGCAGTATTATGTGGTGGAGCTGTATCTTTAGTTCAAGCTGGATTTGAAACTTTAACAGATGCTGGATATGCTCCTGAACTTGCATACTTTGAATGTTTACACGAATTAAAATTAATCGTTGATTTAATGTTCCAAGGTGGAATTGCTGATATGAGATATTCAATTTCTAATACTGCTGAGTATGGAGACTATGTATCTGGTAAAAGAGTTATTAATGCTGAATCAAAAGCAGCTATGAAAGAAATCTTAAAAGAAATTCAAGATGGTAGATTTGCAAAAGATTTCATCTTAGAAGGTCAAGCTGGATACCCAAGAATGAATGCTGAAAGAGCAAACGCTAGAGCTTCATTAATTGAGCAAACAGGTGTTAAATTAAGAGATATGATGCCTTGGATTTCTTCTAACAAAATTGTTAATACAGAAACTAACTAA
- the murC gene encoding UDP-N-acetylmuramate--L-alanine ligase: MKVHFIGIGGIGLSALARFLNFDGHEVSGSDMKSSLITKALEDEGIKVFCPQSETNIKDDFDLVIYSAAVTDENPELIEARLKQIRTLSRKEALPIILGDKKNYCVAGAHGKSTTTAILASILQSSALIGAISKDFGSNFRYVNDLIAFEADESDASFLLSNPYCAIVTNAEPEHMEYYHYDYDKFYESYERFISLATKKVVNGEDKDIKKLKIEDATYLYPSKDIKNLCYTLRDNQPCTKFDLKDLGTFEVWGFGFHMASNASLAILAALNELDVETIRKNLLNYKGIKKRFDIVQANDKFVVIDDYAHHPTEIEATMKSIELYDNLTNLNKRIVLWQPHKYSRTSDNLEGFKKCFRRCDELIILPIWTIPGEKKIDIDFQKEFAAYNPIFADRISTTEGRVDLIKDEKIIKSYDEGIFLGVGAGDITYQLRH; this comes from the coding sequence TTGAAAGTACATTTTATAGGAATTGGTGGAATTGGTCTTTCTGCCTTAGCAAGATTTTTAAATTTTGACGGGCATGAAGTAAGTGGTTCTGATATGAAAAGCTCTTTAATTACAAAAGCTTTAGAGGATGAAGGAATAAAAGTTTTTTGTCCACAAAGTGAAACAAATATAAAAGATGATTTTGATTTAGTTATATACTCAGCCGCTGTTACAGATGAAAATCCTGAATTAATAGAAGCTAGACTTAAACAAATAAGAACACTTTCAAGAAAAGAAGCACTTCCTATTATTTTAGGGGATAAGAAAAACTATTGTGTTGCAGGAGCTCACGGCAAATCAACTACAACTGCTATCTTAGCTTCGATACTTCAAAGTAGCGCATTAATAGGAGCTATTTCAAAAGATTTTGGTTCAAACTTTAGATATGTAAATGATTTAATAGCTTTCGAAGCTGATGAGTCTGATGCATCTTTTTTACTTTCTAATCCTTATTGTGCAATTGTTACAAATGCTGAACCTGAGCATATGGAATATTATCACTATGATTATGATAAATTTTATGAGTCATATGAAAGATTTATCTCACTTGCTACAAAAAAAGTAGTAAATGGTGAAGATAAAGATATTAAAAAATTGAAAATCGAAGATGCAACTTATCTATATCCATCTAAAGATATTAAAAATCTTTGTTATACCCTAAGAGATAATCAACCTTGTACTAAATTTGATTTAAAAGATTTAGGTACATTTGAGGTTTGGGGGTTTGGTTTTCATATGGCTTCAAATGCTTCATTAGCGATACTTGCTGCACTGAATGAACTTGATGTTGAAACTATTAGAAAAAATCTTTTAAACTATAAAGGTATTAAAAAAAGATTTGATATTGTTCAAGCAAATGATAAATTTGTTGTAATTGATGATTATGCTCATCATCCAACAGAAATTGAAGCAACTATGAAATCAATTGAGTTATATGATAATCTTACTAATCTAAATAAAAGAATAGTTCTTTGGCAACCACATAAATATAGTAGAACTAGTGATAATCTAGAAGGTTTTAAAAAATGTTTTAGAAGATGTGACGAACTTATTATTTTACCAATTTGGACGATTCCAGGTGAGAAAAAAATTGATATCGATTTCCAAAAAGAATTTGCAGCATATAATCCAATTTTTGCAGATAGAATCTCTACAACAGAAGGTAGAGTTGATTTAATAAAAGATGAAAAGATTATAAAAAGTTACGATGAAGGTATTTTTTTAGGTGTTGGTGCTGGTGATATTACTTATCAGTTAAGACACTAA